The Raphanus sativus cultivar WK10039 unplaced genomic scaffold, ASM80110v3 Scaffold3495, whole genome shotgun sequence DNA window GAGAGTGGACCACACGTTGTGGTAATATAGGCTTAGCGAGACAAGCTTGAGCAGCCTGCCACGCACGAGCATCTTGTATTGCCTTTAGCACAGTGCTTTCTTCTGAATAATACTTATTATCAAACACCAGCTTATTCCTATTTGTCCACAAAACCCATAGAAGCCAAGGGTACAATGGAGTACTGCCTAATCCCACCGGTGGTAGGGATATCAGTTTGCAACAGTGTTGGAGGAGGGCCGACACAGAGGTAATTCCTGTAATGGTTGGCTTGTGGAGGCATGGAGTCAGTTCCCAGACCCTTTCCGCAAAAGGACATTGCAGTAAGACATGAAGTTCTGTCTCACGTGCTCCACATCGCTTACATTCGGGAGAGACCGATATACCTCTGCTTTCGATCAAAGATCCTACCGGTAGAGCCTTACTATTAGCTTTCCAGAGAAAGTGTTGGATTTTGGGAGAGGTTTTAACGTTCCATATGCAGGATTTCCAGCTGAAGCTCTGATCAGATATGTTACCTGTGCAAAGTTTAGCGACAGCATAACCTGATTTAGTTGTGTATACTCCTGAGGCATTTAACAGCCACACTCTTTCATCATCCAGCTCAAAGAAACTCGGTATGAGTTTGCAGATTGCACCCTCATATTGAGGTAATGTTTCTCGAATAGCTTTGACATTCCATTCTTTTGAAATAGGATCTATCAAACTGCTAACAGACCAGTTCTGGGTCTCTCTCGTTGGTGGGCCTATCGGGGCCAATGGCTTTTCCGTTGACAGCCACGCTTCCCTCCATAACTCTACCTTAACTCCCGAACCCAAAGCCCATCCAAGACCCTTCTGTAGTAAATCCCGGCCAACCAAGATGCCACGCCAACCATGAGAAGCACGTTGAACCGGCTCTACTTCCAGAAAAGGACTTTTGTGGCAGTACTTACCGAGTAAGATCTTTGCGAGCAGGCAATTAGGGGATTTGATGATTCTCCAGGAAATTTTTGCTAACATGGCATCATTAAACTGAGCAAGCTCTCGGAAACCAAGACCCCCCGCACTCTTAGGCACCGACAACTTCTCCCAAGACACCCAACACATCTTCCTTATTTCCGGGGAGAGATCCCACCAAAACCTTGTAAGGATTCTCTTCTTTTAGCTGTGTGTGTTAACTTATTTCCAAGTACAAGTTTTTAATTACCCCAAGCTGTGTGTGTTATCGATACAAATATTTTAGCtggattctcttctttttctccttgACACCAAATGTGTCAGATTGTAAATGGAAAAAGTTACACTTGAGCACAGTTCATTCTCTCTAAACGAGGTAAATTCAGAAATCTATTCcagtatattttcttaatctttttgTACGTAACTTAGATATCAGAATATAGTTATCAAAAGATTCTAATTGTCCTTGCCTACACTCTATGTTACATAAAGATAGCTATATGGGAAGGGCAATATCGACAATCTCTTCTAACCACGTCAGCAAACCAACTGCATGTTTCACTATTTTTGGCACTTAATTAATTTCAATGTTTTCCTTTGTTTTTCTGCAAATTATCCCTTTATTTTAAAAGGTGTATTTCTTTTggacttattttattaaatgtgtTCGAATTTATTCGGTTTTAAATAATTCGATTTAATTTGGTATTCTTTTGGTAAGTACCACGCCAATCTCGATAGAGGAGGGGACGGGTGTTACAGTAGTGGTACTCACTACTTACTCCAAAGGGATTTTTAAGACAGTAAAGCAAAAAATACTGTTTGATTTCTATCTCACTGGCCAATAGTTTTGGTACAAAGACAGAAAATCTAGAAAACAAGGAACTGAAAGAAAAATAACAGACAAATGATTCGATTAATTAATTATTCAGGGAGCTTTCCAGGTTTAACGTAACTAGACTGTTGTTGCAGAGCTGGAAATGGACTGAcacaagagaagagagatgcTGAAGCTTGCTTCTGTTTTGTCTGCTTCTTTAACTTGACACCGAACAAGAATGACCGTAATGGGATTCTCGCTTTTCCACTCGAAGAGCTCTTGCTCGGAGTTGTTCTTGCTTCTGCTGCACTTGAGATCCCAATATCCTCTTCCAGTTTACTCAGAATCCTCTCTACGTCTGTCTTCAACACTCTTACACGATCAACACCCGATTGAAGTTCGCTTGAAACCCTTTTGTTCTCTTGTTTCATGTTAACAATCTCTCCATGGAACTTTGCAGCTTGGTAACCGCTAATCTCTGAATCACTTACTTTACTACCACCCGAGTGAGCTGTGACTCTTGCGATTTCTTCTTGGATATTAGCTAGTGATCCAAACCTTCCCTGTAGTTCGTCTTTAagaactgcactgttttctagCCACAACTGCAGCTCTGTACGAATCTCTCTTAGATGTCTATAGATAGGTTTTGCATCTGATGCAGCTGCGTGCTTACTACTACTACTTCTTGAAGATTCTTGCTGTTGTCTGCTTTCGATTCTCAGCTTCGTTAACTCTGACTTCAAATCCTGAACTGTTGTCTGGTATTTTTGTATCTGATGCACCGATGAGCTAAATCTTAACCAGAACTCGAGATTCTCTTCCAACACAGCGTCGATATCTGCACGCACTTTGTCTTCCACAGCTGGAATATTTGTTCTCGggctatcatcatcatcctctgcAAACTTCACCCTTACCTCATTTGACTCTATTCTCTTCGCCTCTCCTACCTGATGATGCGGTGTAGTGGAAACCGAAAAGTTGGAAGTTGGTGAAACGTTCATACTTTCACGCTGTCCTTGATCATGTTCCAGCTGGTTATTTCCTTCCCCTTGATGCGGAGAGTCTTTCTCTAGCGTTCCTAGTTTTTGGCGTAAAGACTGAATCTCTACGTCTTTGTAAGCAACAGCATTCTTGAGCTCTCTTAACTGTAATGCCAGCTCGAAGAAcccttctctattcttcttctcaACTTCACTTAACTTTCTCTTTACTCCTCTGTAGTCCCTTAGCACTGATGTGTAATCATCTAACAGAACCTTCTCTCTGTCCTCCATGCCATCTGGTAACAACTGTCTCCAGTTTGGTGTCTCTTCATCTTCGTCTTCTGTTCCAAAACCAGTGCTTGCGGTTTCTGACAAAGCAAACGAATCTTTGGTCTCAGGTCTCTCTTCTTGAGCTCCTTCACTCTCTTTTACTACAATGGCATGTGTCTTCCTGTCTTCCACATTACTTTCCCTTTCCATCTCCTTTGAGATTGACTTTAGACAATCTTCTGATCCTGAAACAAGTGGCATTTCATGGAATATACCGGATCCTTCGACATCTTCATCCATCTTCACATCTTGTAACTTGCCAGATAAATCATCAGCAGTCCAATTGGCTTCCTTGAACTGTTTTTGTAGACTCTTGTTCTGATCTTCCACCTTTTGGTATAGTTTTCTAACTTCTCTCAGCTCGTTTTCAAGACTAGTCATCCTCTGTTTCATATCCGTGGAATCCGAAATAAGAGACGCCTTGTCCTCCTCTAGACCACGGATATGTTCGTGTAAACCATCCGTCTCTGATCTTAGTGTCTTCACTAATGCATTGTGAGACGAAGCATTGCTCTCCAATGAAACAATCTTCTGCACAAGATCATCAATCTTCTCTGCAAGCTTCACAACAGTTAGATTCTCATTTGAATCTTCTCTCTCAGATTCATAGCTAGATTCCTGAGCCACATCCTCTTCTGCTTCTGTCTTAAT harbors:
- the LOC108832260 gene encoding uncharacterized protein LOC108832260, giving the protein MCWVSWEKLSVPKSAGGLGFRELAQFNDAMLAKISWRIIKSPNCLLAKILLGKYCHKSPFLEVEPVQRASHGWRGILVGRDLLQKGLGWALGSGVKVELWREAWLSTEKPLAPIGPPTRETQNWSVSSLIDPISKEWNVKAIRETLPQYEGAICKLIPSFFELDDERVWLLNASGVYTTKSGYAVAKLCTGNISDQSFSWKSCIWNVKTSPKIQHFLWKANSKALPVGSLIESRGISVSPECKRCGARETELHVLLQCPFAERVWELTPCLHKPTITGITSVSALLQHCCKLISLPPVGLGSTPLYPWLLWVLWTNRNKLVFDNKYYSEESTVLKAIQDARAWQAAQACLAKPILPQRVVHSPVVPCSNSYTWSVFSDAAWNSSTGQCGLGWRLCDATGRCSENSSSHRRDVPSALVAEALAVKAAVDAAATSFVRCLKVFSDSKALILLLNSQAQDVVLKGVLHDIRVLARSFESISFNFIPRLDNVAADALAKSALYSFHHSVSAV
- the LOC130506642 gene encoding protein NETWORKED 2A-like, giving the protein MLQRAASNAYSWWWASHIRTKQSKWLEHNLQDMEEKVEYTLKIIDEDGDTFAKRADMYYRKRPEIVSFVEEAFRSYRALAERYDHLSRELQSANRTIATAFPEHVQFPLEDDDVDVDVDVDEGNPRKQPHLHLVPKGGNNIPQVPEFPIKEFRSQSMMLSRKGPDSLKRTVSSALAKREAAVVSSGLSKEEGLEEIDSLQKGILALQTEKEFVRSSYEQSYERYWDLDNEVTEMQKRVCSLQDEFGLGAGIDDSEARTLMATTALSSCKDTLAKLEEKRKQSVEEAEIEKERITTAKERFNALRNKFEKPKSDDDHDEFIKTEAEEDVAQESSYESEREDSNENLTVVKLAEKIDDLVQKIVSLESNASSHNALVKTLRSETDGLHEHIRGLEEDKASLISDSTDMKQRMTSLENELREVRKLYQKVEDQNKSLQKQFKEANWTADDLSGKLQDVKMDEDVEGSGIFHEMPLVSGSEDCLKSISKEMERESNVEDRKTHAIVVKESEGAQEERPETKDSFALSETASTGFGTEDEDEETPNWRQLLPDGMEDREKVLLDDYTSVLRDYRGVKRKLSEVEKKNREGFFELALQLRELKNAVAYKDVEIQSLRQKLGTLEKDSPHQGEGNNQLEHDQGQRESMNVSPTSNFSVSTTPHHQVGEAKRIESNEVRVKFAEDDDDSPRTNIPAVEDKVRADIDAVLEENLEFWLRFSSSVHQIQKYQTTVQDLKSELTKLRIESRQQQESSRSSSSKHAAASDAKPIYRHLREIRTELQLWLENSAVLKDELQGRFGSLANIQEEIARVTAHSGGSKVSDSEISGYQAAKFHGEIVNMKQENKRVSSELQSGVDRVRVLKTDVERILSKLEEDIGISSAAEARTTPSKSSSSGKARIPLRSFLFGVKLKKQTKQKQASASLFSCVSPFPALQQQSSYVKPGKLPE